One Chloroflexota bacterium DNA window includes the following coding sequences:
- a CDS encoding sensor histidine kinase, with the protein MAERRSELAIALVPVALAIATLLILLNPAIAPAIVSPRLALAIDATATLVAVAVAALAWVHFQEGPDPAALVRASAFLVFAAVNALFVLVTVAGFEQAFGLSLEAPGQLPLWGVVLGRAVAAGLLVVAGLAALRRLVIERFPSALLLWLPALLVTGAVVVAATVQPSLPTLLDPEALARLRTDPAARLLAAGSPLLVTLQVVIGLGFLWAAALAYQVYRRDRRGIDAFLAVGLMVAAFSQIHFAIHPGTYATLITTGDLLRVAFYALLLVALAAESRGDVRALRRANEEIVRLREIDLARATVEERARLAREIHDGMSQELWYAKLKQGRLLLGSGLPEEARRLAEEVAHAIESALAEARQAIMALRPAEGTTFTQVLERYVEDFADRFGIPADCVCDPALEQLPARAQAEMLRIVQEALNNARKHADATRVHVEGSAGPSGLRLTIADNGHGFNVDQPTTGYGLGSMRERAALIGATIQIESQAQGGTRVVVELPSLGGG; encoded by the coding sequence ATGGCCGAGCGGCGCAGCGAGCTCGCCATTGCCCTGGTGCCCGTGGCGCTGGCCATCGCGACGCTCCTGATCCTGCTCAACCCAGCCATCGCCCCCGCCATCGTCAGTCCCCGGCTGGCCCTGGCAATTGACGCCACGGCGACCCTGGTCGCGGTGGCGGTCGCCGCCCTGGCATGGGTCCATTTCCAGGAAGGACCGGACCCGGCGGCCCTGGTTCGGGCCAGCGCCTTCCTGGTCTTCGCCGCGGTGAACGCGCTCTTCGTGCTGGTCACGGTGGCCGGATTCGAACAAGCCTTCGGCCTGTCCCTCGAGGCGCCCGGCCAACTGCCCCTGTGGGGGGTGGTCCTGGGCCGGGCGGTGGCCGCCGGTCTCCTGGTGGTGGCGGGCCTGGCTGCCCTTCGGCGCCTCGTGATCGAGCGATTCCCCTCGGCGCTCTTGCTTTGGCTGCCGGCCCTCCTGGTCACTGGGGCCGTCGTGGTCGCAGCCACCGTTCAGCCGTCGCTACCGACCCTGCTCGACCCGGAGGCCCTGGCCCGGCTGAGAACGGATCCCGCCGCGCGGCTGCTGGCCGCCGGCAGCCCGTTGCTGGTGACGCTCCAGGTCGTGATTGGTCTCGGCTTCCTGTGGGCGGCGGCGCTGGCCTACCAGGTCTATCGCCGGGATCGGCGCGGCATCGACGCCTTCCTGGCCGTGGGTCTGATGGTGGCCGCATTCAGCCAGATCCATTTCGCCATCCATCCTGGCACCTACGCCACCCTGATCACGACCGGCGACCTGCTGAGGGTCGCCTTCTACGCGCTGCTGCTGGTGGCGCTGGCCGCCGAAAGCCGGGGTGACGTCAGGGCCTTGAGGCGTGCCAACGAGGAGATCGTCCGTCTGCGCGAAATCGACCTGGCGCGGGCCACCGTGGAGGAGCGCGCTCGCCTCGCGCGGGAGATCCACGACGGTATGTCGCAGGAGCTGTGGTACGCCAAGCTGAAGCAGGGACGGCTCCTGCTGGGGTCGGGCTTGCCCGAGGAGGCACGGCGCTTGGCGGAAGAGGTGGCCCATGCGATCGAATCGGCCCTGGCCGAGGCACGCCAGGCGATCATGGCCCTGCGCCCGGCGGAGGGCACGACCTTCACCCAGGTCCTCGAGCGCTACGTGGAGGACTTCGCGGACCGGTTCGGGATCCCGGCCGATTGTGTGTGCGACCCTGCCCTCGAGCAGCTGCCGGCCCGCGCCCAGGCCGAGATGCTGCGGATCGTGCAGGAGGCGTTGAACAACGCCCGCAAGCACGCCGATGCCACGCGGGTCCACGTAGAAGGGTCGGCCGGACCGTCCGGGCTACGCCTCACGATCGCCGACAACGGGCACGGCTTCAACGTCGATCAGCCGACGACGGGCTATGGTTTGGGGAGCATGCGGGAGCGAGCGGCACTCATCGGGGCCACTATCCAGATCGAGTCGCAGGCGCAAGGTGGGACGCGGGTCGTGGTCGAGCTGCCGTCCCTTGGTGGAGGCTGA
- a CDS encoding response regulator transcription factor translates to MATPTGALRPLRVMLVDDHALVRSAVRQALTAPDIEVVGEAATAEETLVMAPKLRPDVLLLDINLPGTDGLRLLRELAPRLPDTRIVMLTVSDSRRDLVEAMRQGAAGYVTKDLSPDALQRAVRGVRSGELPMSRAMAAEVVRHLATGTGRGTTPVEGELLPGLSDREAEVLGHLAEGLTDREIAERLGISPRTVETHVGSILHKLGVRNRAQAATRYREALDPGGR, encoded by the coding sequence ATGGCCACGCCCACCGGGGCGCTGCGCCCGCTGCGCGTGATGCTGGTGGATGACCACGCCCTGGTCCGCTCCGCGGTTCGCCAGGCGCTGACCGCGCCGGATATCGAGGTGGTCGGCGAGGCGGCGACCGCCGAGGAGACTCTGGTCATGGCGCCCAAGCTGCGTCCTGACGTGCTCCTGCTGGACATCAATCTGCCGGGGACCGATGGATTGCGTCTGCTCCGCGAGCTGGCGCCTCGACTGCCCGACACGCGGATCGTGATGTTGACCGTCTCCGACAGCCGGCGCGACCTGGTCGAGGCGATGCGCCAAGGGGCGGCTGGGTACGTGACCAAGGACCTCAGTCCCGATGCGCTCCAGCGTGCGGTGCGAGGCGTGCGCTCCGGGGAGCTGCCCATGTCGCGCGCGATGGCCGCGGAGGTGGTGCGACACCTGGCGACTGGGACCGGCCGCGGCACCACACCGGTTGAGGGTGAGCTCCTGCCCGGGTTGAGCGACCGCGAGGCGGAGGTGCTGGGTCATCTGGCCGAGGGTCTGACGGACCGGGAGATCGCCGAGCGTCTGGGCATTTCGCCCCGCACGGTCGAAACCCATGTCGGGAGCATCCTCCACAAGCTCGGAGTGCGGAATCGGGCCCAGGCAGCGACCCGCTATCGGGAGGCGCTGGACCCAGGGGGGCGCTAG
- a CDS encoding S8 family serine peptidase, with amino-acid sequence MKTWLTLVQVFVFVFSAMAPAAALAGDPTPTESPTPEATASPEPSQEPTAAPEPTAEPTPEATSTPEPSIEPATPPPTTFAEPSPDPIPDPTPPPPPPSAETVTFIVTFAPGGDPVAQALLLGAVGAQAGGSIPELGMQVVDLPEETFLSGLDALRASPLVERVDIDRTRAVTAAPNDTAYPIQWALPQIGWDQLFGSVTPAGTATVAILDTGVDASHPDLDEILVPGASILAGSSWSSDPNGHGTWMTGIVAAEADNAYGMAGVGYAGVSVMPVVVLGADGTGQDSDIIAGVVWAANQGADVILMAFSNPGYSPALQIALDYAWAQGAVLVAATGNDASSSVTYPAGDRGVIGVAATDQTDALASFSNWGEAAFLAAPGVDIQASEPGGTRATISGTSAAAAHVAGAAALLKANEPFLTNGVIVSRLGRNADPAGDPAASGNGRLNLLRAMADTSTDSVQPAGAAPVGSGGPLVGPYVAAANGTVSGTVTSSVAPFAAIDGATVTVTCSSPGCSSDPATGTTNGSGQYSISINWSNGTRSGTAVASKAGFTSGSASWGPIGNTETASNVNIALTPSNDAPTCTDPQSGSTDEDVNLLASVVCSDVDGDSLTYSLVTDASNGSVTLAADGSFTYDPDLNFNGSDSFTFQASDGVLDSNIATYDITVTPVNDAPTCTDPQSGSTDEDV; translated from the coding sequence ATGAAGACCTGGCTCACCCTGGTTCAGGTCTTCGTATTCGTTTTCTCCGCGATGGCGCCCGCGGCGGCTCTGGCGGGGGACCCGACCCCGACCGAAAGCCCAACACCTGAGGCCACAGCCAGCCCGGAGCCATCGCAGGAGCCCACCGCTGCACCGGAGCCGACGGCCGAGCCGACGCCTGAGGCGACCTCCACCCCTGAACCGTCCATTGAGCCGGCTACGCCTCCGCCAACGACGTTCGCCGAGCCCTCACCCGACCCGATACCCGACCCAACGCCGCCTCCGCCTCCGCCGAGCGCCGAGACCGTCACCTTTATCGTCACCTTCGCACCTGGTGGTGACCCTGTCGCCCAGGCCCTCCTTCTCGGTGCCGTCGGGGCTCAGGCCGGAGGCTCGATCCCTGAGCTGGGGATGCAGGTGGTGGACCTTCCCGAGGAGACCTTCCTTTCAGGGCTTGACGCGCTGCGTGCCTCCCCACTCGTGGAACGGGTCGACATCGACCGCACCCGTGCGGTAACCGCGGCCCCGAATGACACCGCGTATCCGATCCAGTGGGCCCTCCCGCAGATCGGGTGGGACCAGCTCTTCGGCTCGGTGACTCCGGCCGGCACCGCGACCGTCGCCATCCTCGACACCGGGGTGGATGCCAGTCATCCGGACCTCGACGAAATCCTCGTCCCGGGCGCTTCCATCCTCGCCGGCTCGAGCTGGTCATCCGATCCCAACGGTCACGGCACCTGGATGACCGGCATCGTCGCCGCCGAGGCCGATAACGCCTACGGCATGGCCGGCGTTGGCTACGCGGGCGTATCGGTCATGCCGGTGGTGGTCCTGGGAGCCGATGGCACCGGTCAGGACAGCGACATCATCGCCGGCGTGGTCTGGGCCGCCAACCAGGGCGCCGACGTCATCCTTATGGCCTTCAGCAACCCCGGCTACTCGCCGGCCCTTCAGATTGCGCTGGACTACGCCTGGGCGCAGGGGGCCGTTCTGGTCGCCGCCACCGGCAATGACGCCTCGTCGTCGGTCACCTACCCGGCCGGCGATCGAGGCGTCATCGGAGTCGCGGCCACTGACCAGACCGATGCGCTGGCTTCGTTCTCCAACTGGGGCGAGGCGGCCTTCTTGGCCGCTCCCGGCGTCGACATCCAGGCCAGCGAGCCGGGTGGGACGCGCGCGACGATCTCCGGAACCTCTGCGGCGGCTGCCCATGTCGCCGGTGCGGCGGCGCTGCTCAAGGCCAACGAGCCATTCCTGACGAACGGCGTCATCGTTTCGCGTCTCGGCCGAAATGCCGATCCGGCCGGCGACCCCGCCGCCAGTGGCAACGGCCGCCTCAACCTGCTCCGCGCCATGGCTGACACCTCCACCGATTCGGTCCAGCCGGCGGGCGCTGCCCCCGTCGGCTCCGGCGGCCCACTCGTCGGCCCATATGTTGCCGCGGCGAACGGCACCGTGTCAGGTACTGTCACCAGTTCAGTTGCACCGTTCGCGGCAATCGATGGGGCGACGGTCACCGTCACCTGTTCCTCGCCTGGATGCTCGAGCGACCCTGCCACTGGAACGACGAACGGCAGCGGCCAGTACTCGATCTCGATCAACTGGTCCAACGGGACGCGCTCCGGCACCGCTGTGGCATCCAAGGCAGGCTTCACGTCGGGAAGCGCTTCATGGGGGCCAATCGGCAACACGGAGACGGCGTCAAACGTCAACATTGCCCTCACGCCCTCGAACGACGCGCCGACCTGCACCGACCCGCAGAGCGGCAGCACCGACGAGGACGTCAACCTCCTTGCCAGCGTGGTGTGCAGCGACGTCGACGGCGACTCCCTGACCTACAGCCTGGTGACTGACGCCAGCAACGGCAGCGTCACGCTGGCCGCCGACGGCAGCTTCACCTACGACCCCGACCTCAACTTCAACGGCTCCGACAGCTTCACCTTCCAGGCCAGCGACGGCGTGCTGGACTCGAACATCGCCACCTACGACATCACCGTCACCCCGGTCAACGACGCGCCGACCTGCACCGACCCGCAGAGCGGCAGCACCGACGAGGACGTCA